From the genome of Vicia villosa cultivar HV-30 ecotype Madison, WI linkage group LG2, Vvil1.0, whole genome shotgun sequence, one region includes:
- the LOC131648074 gene encoding putative dehydration-responsive element-binding protein 2H: MLAKACEKGDGSKSLGKILAKWKEYNAQLDASNDADKPVRKVAAKGSKKGCMKGKGGPENSRCNYRGVRQRTWGKWVAEIREPNRGSRLWLGTFTTAIGAALAYDEAARAMYGSCARLNFPNVSVPRFPEESSNDIPVGNESGSSMVVTENTESMIIPNNSGIGIDVVSNDMEQVSLPVSVKRENE, translated from the coding sequence ATGTTGGCGAAAGCTTGTGAGAAAGGGGATGGATCTAAGTCCCTGGGTAAGATACTGGCGAAATGGAAAGAATATAATGCCCAACTTGATGCCAGCAACGACGCGGATAAGCCCGTTCGAAAAGTTGCGGCGAAGGGATCGAAGAAAGGGTGTATGAAAGGCAAAGGAGGGCCTGAGAATTCGCGGTGTAATTATAGAGGTGTTAGACAAAGGACTTGGGGGAAATGGGTTGCTGAAATCCGCGAGCCGAATCGGGGGAGTAGGTTATGGTTAGGTACTTTTACTACTGCCATTGGTGCTGCTCTTGCTTATGATGAAGCGGCCCGGGCAATGTATGGTTCTTGTGCGCGGTTGAACTTTCCTAATGTTTCAGTTCCGAGGTTCCCTGAGGAATCTTCGAATGACATTCCGGTTGGGAACGAGTCGGGTTCCTCGATGGTAGTAACTGAGAATACTGAGTCGATGATAATACCGAATAACTCAGGGATAGGAATAGATGTTGTTAGTAATGATATGGAACAGGTTTCCTTACCCGTAAGTGTAAAACGGGAGAACGAGTAA